A stretch of the Microcella sp. genome encodes the following:
- a CDS encoding protein kinase domain-containing protein — protein sequence MRPTSGVTFGGRYQLLSRVAIGGMGEVWQATDLVIGRTVAIKILKEEYLGDPGFLERFRAEARHAALVNHEGIANVYDYGEEEGSAFLVMELVPGEALSTILERERVLPADQVLDIVAQTASALHAAHQAGLVHRDIKPGNLLITPDRRVKITDFGIARIADQVPLTATGQVMGTVQYLSPEQASGHPASPSTDVYSLGIVAYEALAGRRPFTGESQVAIAMAQINEPPPELPITVAEPVRNLVFAAIAKKPAGRPASAQLFARAAEALRRGDVGAAAAIVPAVASGADATAATRVMQPAANDETTRVLPSMGETPTTPTETQRSPWTWPLVALIGILIVLLVGALIAVFAQPSPPEPEPSDTPSAEPTETDTPSPTPTIDTVLIVEDEWLGLTRAAIDAKIADLGLRLDPVEGNIAPSTAQQGLSYQINPRSGVVQANAVITVFFYTNIPTPPQPANLAIDPGSGPYVGGSEVVLNWPTYNECPAGFSLTGYNFTIVGGTPAQSNPLPASATSLTVTLAASGQLRVTYIALCDSLQSQRSNELAVTIDPAP from the coding sequence ATGAGACCCACGAGCGGTGTGACCTTCGGCGGGCGCTACCAGTTGCTCTCGCGCGTCGCGATCGGCGGCATGGGCGAAGTCTGGCAGGCGACCGATCTCGTCATCGGGCGCACGGTCGCGATCAAGATCTTGAAAGAGGAGTACCTCGGCGACCCCGGGTTCCTCGAGCGCTTCCGCGCCGAGGCACGGCACGCCGCGCTCGTGAACCACGAGGGCATCGCCAACGTCTACGACTACGGCGAAGAAGAGGGCAGCGCCTTTCTCGTCATGGAGCTCGTGCCGGGCGAGGCGCTCTCGACGATTCTCGAGCGCGAGCGCGTGCTGCCCGCCGATCAGGTGCTCGATATTGTCGCGCAAACGGCCTCGGCTCTTCACGCCGCGCACCAGGCCGGTCTCGTACACCGCGACATCAAGCCGGGCAACCTGCTGATCACGCCCGACCGCAGGGTGAAGATCACCGACTTCGGCATCGCGCGCATCGCCGACCAGGTGCCCCTCACCGCGACCGGCCAGGTCATGGGAACGGTGCAGTACCTGTCGCCCGAGCAGGCGAGCGGGCATCCCGCATCGCCCTCGACAGACGTCTACTCGCTCGGCATCGTCGCCTACGAGGCCCTCGCCGGTCGCCGCCCGTTCACGGGCGAGTCGCAAGTCGCCATCGCCATGGCGCAGATCAACGAGCCACCGCCCGAGCTGCCGATCACAGTCGCCGAGCCCGTGCGCAACCTGGTGTTCGCGGCGATCGCCAAGAAGCCCGCCGGACGCCCCGCCTCGGCGCAGCTCTTCGCTCGCGCCGCCGAGGCCCTGCGCCGGGGCGACGTTGGCGCCGCTGCCGCGATCGTTCCTGCGGTCGCCTCGGGCGCCGATGCAACCGCGGCCACGCGGGTCATGCAGCCTGCGGCCAACGACGAGACGACGCGCGTTCTGCCGAGCATGGGCGAGACGCCGACGACGCCCACCGAGACGCAACGCAGCCCCTGGACCTGGCCGCTTGTCGCTCTCATCGGCATTCTCATCGTGCTGCTCGTCGGCGCACTCATCGCTGTGTTCGCGCAGCCGAGCCCGCCCGAACCGGAGCCGAGCGATACCCCGTCGGCCGAGCCGACGGAGACCGATACGCCCTCGCCGACGCCGACCATCGACACCGTGCTCATCGTCGAAGACGAGTGGCTCGGTCTCACCCGCGCGGCGATCGACGCGAAGATCGCCGACCTCGGGCTGCGGCTCGACCCCGTCGAAGGCAACATCGCACCGTCGACGGCGCAACAGGGGCTCTCGTACCAGATCAATCCGCGCAGCGGGGTCGTGCAGGCGAACGCCGTCATCACAGTGTTCTTCTACACCAACATTCCGACACCACCGCAACCCGCAAATCTGGCGATCGACCCCGGCTCGGGGCCGTACGTGGGCGGCAGTGAGGTCGTCTTGAACTGGCCGACCTACAACGAGTGCCCCGCGGGCTTCTCGCTCACCGGCTACAACTTCACGATCGTCGGCGGCACGCCTGCGCAGTCGAACCCGCTGCCGGCGTCCGCCACGAGTTTGACCGTGACGCTCGCGGCCAGCGGTCAACTGCGGGTGACTTACATCGCCCTGTGCGACTCGCTTCAGTCGCAGCGATCGAACGAGCTCGCCGTCACGATCGATCCAGCACCGTAG